A single region of the Streptococcus sanguinis genome encodes:
- a CDS encoding GlsB/YeaQ/YmgE family stress response membrane protein, with the protein MIGSMFVGFIIGLIAGAITSRGERMGCIGKILLGWFGSLVGQFLFGNWGPMLADTAIVPSVLGAVILLAIFWRRDS; encoded by the coding sequence ATGATTGGTAGTATGTTTGTCGGTTTTATCATCGGCCTTATCGCCGGGGCTATTACCAGCCGCGGGGAGCGCATGGGCTGTATCGGAAAGATCCTCTTGGGTTGGTTTGGTTCCTTGGTCGGTCAGTTTCTTTTTGGCAACTGGGGACCAATGCTTGCTGATACAGCTATTGTTCCATCAGTGCTAGGAGCGGTTATCCTCTTGGCTATTTTCTGGAGACGGGATAGTTAG
- the def gene encoding peptide deformylase, whose protein sequence is MSVSEKTSVIERLTKPAHLIDMKDIIREGNPTLRAIAEEVSFPLSDQEIILGEKMMQFLKHSQDPVMAEKMGLRGGVGLAAPQLDISKRLIAVLVPNPEDEEGNPPKEAYSLQTLMYNPKIVAHSVQDAALADGEGCLSVDREVPGYVVRHARVTVDYFDKDGQKHRIKLKGYNAIVVQHEIDHINGIMFYDRINEKDPFAVKDGMLVIE, encoded by the coding sequence ATGTCTGTGAGTGAAAAAACATCTGTTATTGAACGATTAACCAAACCAGCCCATTTAATTGATATGAAGGATATTATCCGCGAGGGCAATCCAACCCTGCGCGCTATCGCTGAGGAAGTCAGCTTCCCTCTATCAGACCAGGAAATCATTCTGGGCGAGAAGATGATGCAATTTCTCAAGCATTCCCAGGACCCAGTCATGGCAGAAAAAATGGGGCTGCGAGGCGGTGTTGGTCTAGCTGCTCCCCAGCTGGATATTTCCAAACGGCTCATCGCTGTTTTAGTTCCCAACCCTGAGGACGAAGAGGGAAATCCGCCTAAGGAAGCTTATAGCCTGCAAACACTGATGTACAATCCTAAGATTGTAGCCCATTCCGTTCAGGATGCGGCTTTAGCTGATGGTGAAGGCTGCCTATCAGTCGATCGAGAAGTACCGGGCTACGTAGTTCGGCATGCGCGAGTCACCGTGGATTACTTTGACAAGGACGGTCAAAAGCATCGTATCAAGCTCAAGGGCTATAACGCCATTGTTGTTCAGCATGAAATCGACCATATCAACGGCATCATGTTCTATGACCGCATCAATGAAAAAGACCCATTTGCAGTCAAAGACGGCATGTTGGTGATTGAGTAA
- a CDS encoding MFS transporter → MKKLMEKVSILSLSLILTTAFSISSAQSAMFAFYKEIPESWVELLVSLPSAGIMLMLLFNRVIEKYLTERQMIVSGLLIFSLCGLLPLLSQSYWLMFASRIVFGMGIGLLNAKAISIVSERYKGQERVRLLGLRGSAEVVGTAFLTFGVSLLLPLGWQAAFLVYTFGLVVLAFYLLFVPYDKVSEKQQEQSESTPKLSQQDWQLSLAFAFVAGVIVLTYIAINVRVPGIVEKSGMGTPQTAGMILSLMQLIGIAAGISFASLTRLFRDKLLMLSGLVFGLTQIIIGFSPNLLSLSFATISAGFVYSVGLTTIFYTLSERISAHLLNQATSIVILGCSIGATATTFVLSFIGSFSNAPAFIFSVLGMAMILTSLFVLRFSKEKSGMASGS, encoded by the coding sequence ATGAAAAAATTGATGGAAAAGGTGAGTATCCTCTCGCTTTCTTTGATTCTGACGACGGCTTTTTCGATTTCCAGTGCCCAGTCGGCCATGTTTGCTTTTTATAAGGAGATTCCAGAAAGTTGGGTAGAACTTCTGGTTTCCTTGCCTTCGGCTGGGATTATGCTGATGTTGCTGTTTAATAGAGTCATTGAGAAATACCTGACAGAGCGTCAGATGATTGTGAGTGGGCTTCTGATTTTTTCACTTTGCGGGCTTCTTCCTCTACTTAGTCAGTCTTACTGGCTTATGTTTGCCTCTCGGATTGTCTTTGGGATGGGAATCGGTCTGCTCAATGCCAAGGCTATCTCGATTGTTAGCGAGCGCTACAAGGGACAGGAACGCGTTCGGCTTTTAGGACTGAGGGGATCAGCAGAAGTAGTCGGGACAGCTTTCTTGACTTTTGGCGTCAGTCTACTTCTTCCTCTCGGCTGGCAGGCTGCCTTTCTCGTCTATACCTTTGGACTGGTGGTTTTAGCGTTTTATCTGCTTTTTGTCCCTTATGACAAGGTCTCTGAAAAGCAGCAAGAACAGTCTGAATCGACTCCTAAGCTAAGCCAGCAGGATTGGCAGTTAAGTCTAGCTTTTGCCTTTGTGGCGGGGGTTATTGTGCTGACCTATATCGCCATCAATGTGCGGGTGCCGGGGATTGTAGAGAAGTCTGGCATGGGGACACCCCAAACTGCAGGCATGATTCTTTCCTTGATGCAGTTGATTGGGATTGCAGCGGGCATCAGCTTTGCCAGTTTGACCCGTCTTTTTAGAGATAAACTGCTGATGCTTTCTGGTCTGGTTTTTGGCCTGACTCAGATTATTATTGGCTTCTCACCAAATCTCTTGTCACTCAGCTTTGCTACTATTAGCGCCGGCTTTGTCTATAGTGTCGGTCTGACGACCATTTTTTACACCCTATCCGAGCGCATTTCCGCCCACCTACTCAATCAAGCCACTTCTATCGTGATTTTAGGCTGCAGTATCGGAGCAACGGCCACTACATTTGTCCTCAGTTTCATCGGGAGCTTCTCCAATGCTCCAGCCTTTATCTTCAGCGTTTTGGGTATGGCTATGATTCTGACCTCGCTCTTTGTTCTAAGATTTAGCAAAGAAAAGAGCGGCATGGCTTCAGGAAGTTAG
- a CDS encoding pseudouridine synthase — translation MRLDKFLAENGLGSRAQVKQLLKKGLVLVNGRAEKSPKTQIDEAADDIVVSGQRLTYEKFVYYLLNKPQGVISATEDDRHQTVLDLLDETARQKEVFPVGRLDIDTHGLLLLTNNGKLAHAMLSPKKHVEKIYRAQVAGLMEQADVERFAAGIELKDFTCQPAQLKILELDEAKETSLVEITLAEGKFHQVKRMVAACGKEVTDLQRLTMGPLQLDPALALGEWRRLTIDELERLTIFKVEL, via the coding sequence ATGCGTCTGGATAAATTTTTAGCAGAAAATGGTCTGGGCTCACGTGCTCAGGTCAAGCAGCTTCTAAAGAAAGGGCTGGTTTTGGTCAATGGCAGAGCAGAGAAATCACCTAAGACCCAGATTGATGAGGCAGCAGATGACATTGTCGTTTCTGGCCAAAGGCTGACTTATGAGAAATTCGTCTACTACCTTCTCAACAAGCCGCAGGGAGTCATTTCGGCGACAGAGGATGACCGTCATCAGACGGTTCTGGACTTGCTGGATGAGACTGCCCGTCAGAAAGAAGTCTTTCCTGTCGGCCGCTTGGATATTGATACCCACGGCCTGCTCCTTCTGACCAATAATGGCAAGCTAGCCCATGCCATGTTGTCACCCAAAAAGCACGTAGAAAAAATCTACCGAGCTCAAGTGGCTGGCCTGATGGAGCAAGCAGATGTAGAGCGATTTGCTGCAGGAATAGAACTGAAAGACTTCACCTGTCAGCCAGCTCAGCTCAAGATTTTAGAGCTGGATGAGGCAAAAGAGACTTCTCTCGTAGAAATTACCCTAGCGGAAGGTAAATTCCACCAGGTCAAGCGCATGGTGGCTGCCTGCGGAAAAGAAGTCACGGATCTTCAGCGCCTCACGATGGGGCCCCTACAGTTGGATCCTGCATTGGCTCTTGGAGAATGGCGGAGATTGACTATTGATGAATTAGAACGTTTAACAATTTTTAAAGTCGAGCTTTAA
- a CDS encoding BglG family transcription antiterminator has translation MLSNELIEKFQLLSKYSDSSLEEMEKLLKINRKYLILQIEKINDVLESFHFPVIEVKGGRIRTPAVSLNSLFEKISHHTGDYLFHEERLEMIVLYILLAQHFVSNQHLQNLLQMSRNSVLSDIKRLKQHLLSYQIELSYTRKQGYFLAGKTKKLIYLLEKTLSELLSIASGRWVLRYLLEDCGLELNDGEVADRLVLLGKKYNIHFLSEKTKEVSCLIAILKAGSLKICPDDDIVLGEIYTNSLFDLCEELLQTYPELAGKKNFIFSRLLGCTEGNLQVFSDQRVFELMEDIIEQVKAHTGADFSQSPQFRQNLYSHLYPAYYRLLFDIPLINPLKEQIKADFGSLYYLVKRSLIPLEEYVGKLLSDDEVAYFTIHFGGYLEGEYKKDSIQTLRALSICPNGVSSSLILQAELKHLFPNMMFKPVHQLDEAKKIDIEEYDLAFSTVPFESERPVYILQPVMKAVEKTMLKRRVISQFSWIETQGISLDGLIEIIERHTTIHHYPELMRELSNYLIGWQQGQTRGGYGLTELLKKEFIQQTNQVKDWKEAISLAAAPLLRENYIEQSYIEGMIASVEKLGAYIVLAPKVAVPHAAPDLGVNKVGMSLLQVAEPVDFDVKGDEEKQVQLIFVLAAIDSTAHLKALQELAMILDDDESIEQLIAAENPDEIMEIITETIKNGEKDD, from the coding sequence GTGTTATCAAATGAGCTCATTGAAAAATTTCAGCTTTTATCCAAATATTCAGATTCTTCTCTTGAGGAAATGGAAAAACTTCTAAAAATTAATCGTAAATATCTTATTCTGCAAATTGAAAAAATTAACGATGTTTTAGAATCTTTTCATTTTCCAGTTATTGAGGTGAAAGGAGGACGAATTAGAACTCCGGCAGTATCCTTGAATAGCCTTTTTGAAAAGATATCTCATCATACAGGTGACTATCTTTTTCATGAAGAGCGCTTAGAAATGATTGTGCTTTACATTCTGTTGGCTCAGCACTTTGTATCCAATCAGCATTTACAGAATCTATTGCAGATGAGCAGAAATTCAGTCCTGTCGGATATAAAAAGGCTTAAGCAACATTTACTTTCTTATCAGATAGAACTGTCTTATACTCGTAAACAGGGATATTTTTTAGCAGGAAAAACAAAAAAGCTCATTTATCTATTAGAGAAGACATTGAGTGAGCTTTTGTCAATAGCGAGTGGGCGCTGGGTACTTCGATATTTGCTTGAAGATTGTGGTCTAGAGCTTAATGATGGGGAAGTTGCAGACAGACTCGTTTTACTCGGAAAAAAGTATAACATTCATTTTTTGTCTGAAAAAACGAAAGAAGTAAGCTGTCTTATCGCTATTTTAAAAGCGGGGAGTTTAAAAATATGTCCTGACGATGATATTGTCTTAGGAGAGATATATACAAATTCTTTGTTTGATTTATGTGAAGAACTATTACAAACTTACCCAGAGTTGGCAGGCAAAAAGAATTTTATCTTTTCTCGCTTGCTAGGTTGTACAGAAGGAAATCTTCAAGTTTTTTCTGACCAAAGGGTATTTGAGTTGATGGAAGATATAATAGAACAGGTCAAAGCTCATACAGGAGCAGATTTTTCTCAATCTCCTCAATTTCGTCAAAATTTATACTCGCATCTTTATCCAGCGTATTATCGCCTGTTATTTGATATTCCTTTAATAAATCCATTGAAAGAACAGATTAAAGCAGATTTTGGCTCACTCTACTATTTGGTAAAACGAAGTCTTATTCCTTTAGAAGAATACGTAGGCAAACTATTAAGTGATGATGAGGTAGCTTACTTCACGATTCATTTTGGTGGATATTTAGAGGGAGAGTATAAGAAAGATAGTATACAAACTTTAAGGGCTTTGAGTATCTGTCCAAATGGAGTGAGTTCTTCCCTGATTCTTCAGGCGGAATTAAAGCATCTTTTTCCAAATATGATGTTTAAGCCTGTTCACCAGCTTGATGAAGCTAAAAAGATAGACATTGAAGAATATGACCTTGCTTTTTCAACAGTTCCGTTTGAATCAGAAAGACCAGTCTATATACTGCAGCCTGTTATGAAGGCTGTTGAAAAGACCATGTTAAAACGCAGAGTCATCAGTCAATTTTCTTGGATTGAAACTCAAGGAATTTCCTTAGACGGGTTGATAGAAATTATAGAGCGACATACAACGATTCATCACTATCCTGAGCTAATGAGAGAACTATCGAATTACTTGATAGGCTGGCAACAAGGTCAGACGAGAGGAGGATATGGTTTGACAGAATTATTAAAAAAAGAATTTATTCAACAGACTAATCAGGTCAAGGATTGGAAAGAAGCTATTTCTTTGGCAGCTGCACCTTTGCTGAGGGAAAATTATATTGAGCAGTCTTATATTGAAGGAATGATTGCTTCTGTGGAGAAGTTAGGAGCCTATATTGTACTAGCACCGAAAGTCGCTGTTCCTCACGCTGCTCCTGATTTGGGGGTAAACAAGGTAGGAATGAGCTTGCTGCAGGTGGCAGAGCCAGTTGATTTTGATGTAAAAGGAGATGAGGAAAAACAAGTTCAGTTGATTTTTGTACTTGCCGCCATTGATTCAACTGCGCATTTGAAAGCTTTACAAGAGCTTGCTATGATTTTAGATGACGATGAGTCCATAGAACAGTTAATTGCAGCAGAAAATCCAGATGAAATAATGGAAATCATTACCGAAACAATAAAGAATGGAGAAAAAGATGATTAA
- a CDS encoding PTS sugar transporter subunit IIB codes for MIKIVTVCGNGIGSSLLLRMKVEAIAKDLGIEVEAESCDSNAAVGKGADLYVTVKEFQDIFPEGTKVCIVKSYTNRKKIEADLVPVLEEMRNQ; via the coding sequence ATGATTAAAATTGTCACAGTTTGTGGAAATGGTATTGGCAGCAGCTTACTTCTTCGGATGAAAGTAGAAGCCATTGCCAAAGATTTAGGAATAGAAGTAGAAGCGGAATCTTGTGATTCTAATGCAGCGGTCGGGAAGGGAGCGGACCTATATGTGACAGTGAAAGAATTTCAAGATATCTTTCCTGAGGGAACAAAGGTTTGTATAGTTAAGAGCTATACAAATCGCAAAAAAATCGAAGCAGACCTTGTTCCTGTATTAGAAGAAATGAGAAATCAATAA
- a CDS encoding PTS ascorbate transporter subunit IIC, with translation MNGILTLFQNILSEPAFLMGLIAFVGLVALRTPSHKVLTGTLGPILGYLMLAAGAGVIQNNLSPLASLIEKGFGITGVVPNNEAVTSVAQKILGVETMTILIVGLLLNLLFARFTRFKYIFLTGHHSFFMACLLSAVLGAIGFKGAAMIAVGGFILGAWSAISPAIGQKYTLQVTDGDEIAMGHFGSLGYYLSAWIGSKVGKGSTSTEELKISEKWSFLRNTTISTGIVMVIFYLIATIACLIRSPKTVEELAAGKNPFIFAIVSGLTFAVGVAIVYAGVRMILADLIPAFQGIATKLIPNAVPAVDCAVFFPYAPTAVIIGFAFSFLGGLIGMFILGAIGGVLIIPGMVPHFFCGATAGIYGNATGGRKGAVLGSFVNGLFLAFLPAAVLPVLGELGFANTTFGDFDFGVFGILLGRVGDSVGQVGIYVIVAVLAVILLLPNFLSRSDTALNNVCDEEE, from the coding sequence ATGAATGGTATACTCACGCTGTTTCAAAATATCTTAAGTGAACCAGCCTTTTTAATGGGACTGATAGCTTTTGTTGGTTTAGTAGCTCTTCGAACTCCAAGTCATAAAGTTTTGACTGGAACACTAGGGCCGATTCTAGGGTATTTAATGTTAGCCGCTGGAGCAGGAGTTATTCAAAATAATTTATCTCCTTTAGCTAGTTTGATTGAAAAAGGGTTTGGTATTACAGGTGTTGTTCCCAATAATGAAGCTGTAACATCAGTTGCTCAGAAAATACTGGGTGTTGAGACGATGACAATTCTCATTGTTGGCTTATTGCTAAATTTATTATTTGCTCGTTTTACTCGCTTTAAATACATCTTTTTAACAGGGCATCATAGTTTCTTTATGGCTTGTTTATTGTCAGCCGTTTTAGGAGCAATTGGCTTTAAAGGAGCTGCCATGATTGCAGTAGGAGGATTTATATTAGGTGCTTGGTCAGCTATTTCTCCAGCTATTGGACAGAAATATACTCTTCAGGTAACGGACGGAGACGAGATTGCAATGGGACATTTTGGCAGTCTGGGTTACTATCTCTCAGCCTGGATTGGATCTAAGGTAGGAAAAGGCAGCACCAGTACAGAGGAGTTAAAAATTTCAGAAAAATGGAGTTTTCTTCGCAATACTACTATATCAACAGGTATTGTCATGGTTATCTTTTATCTGATAGCAACAATTGCTTGTCTGATTCGTAGTCCTAAAACAGTTGAAGAGTTAGCAGCTGGTAAGAATCCTTTTATATTTGCTATCGTCAGCGGTCTAACTTTTGCGGTTGGTGTCGCTATTGTATATGCAGGGGTACGGATGATACTTGCTGATTTGATTCCTGCTTTTCAAGGTATCGCTACTAAGCTTATTCCGAATGCTGTACCAGCTGTGGACTGTGCTGTATTCTTCCCTTATGCGCCTACAGCAGTTATTATTGGTTTTGCCTTTAGCTTTTTAGGTGGACTGATTGGCATGTTCATTCTGGGAGCAATAGGTGGTGTGCTGATTATTCCCGGTATGGTTCCTCACTTTTTCTGTGGTGCAACAGCGGGAATCTATGGTAATGCAACTGGAGGACGCAAGGGAGCTGTTTTAGGTTCTTTTGTAAACGGTCTATTCTTAGCCTTTTTACCTGCAGCAGTTTTGCCAGTATTAGGTGAACTAGGTTTTGCAAATACGACCTTTGGTGATTTTGACTTTGGTGTATTTGGTATTTTGTTAGGTCGTGTAGGAGATTCTGTTGGTCAAGTTGGTATTTATGTGATAGTAGCAGTTCTAGCTGTTATATTGCTTTTACCAAATTTCCTCAGCAGATCAGATACAGCACTGAATAATGTTTGCGACGAAGAAGAATAA
- a CDS encoding transaldolase, translated as MMARKLSIKVYSDGAVLETMLKDLNSGLVSGFTTNPSLMKKAGITSYIGFAKEVLKDIKEFHVSFEVFADDIETMEKEAEKIASLGENVYVKIPVTNSKGESTVDLMKRLAAKGVKINATAIFTLEQVREVVGALKAGTPGIVSVFAGRIADTGVDPVPIMKEALSICRQKDGVELLWASPRETYNIYQADELGVDIITCTSDLIQKLSLNGKDLTEYSLETVQMFLKDSTSLGFKILDD; from the coding sequence ATGATGGCACGAAAATTATCTATTAAAGTTTATTCAGATGGCGCAGTTTTGGAAACTATGCTAAAGGATCTAAATTCTGGTTTGGTATCGGGATTTACCACTAATCCTAGCTTAATGAAGAAAGCAGGTATCACCAGCTATATAGGATTCGCTAAAGAAGTATTAAAGGATATTAAGGAATTTCACGTTTCTTTTGAAGTGTTTGCTGATGACATTGAAACAATGGAAAAAGAAGCAGAAAAAATAGCCTCACTGGGAGAGAATGTTTATGTAAAAATACCTGTGACAAATTCTAAAGGGGAATCAACTGTTGATTTAATGAAACGTCTAGCAGCAAAAGGTGTTAAAATCAATGCTACAGCTATTTTCACTCTTGAACAAGTTCGCGAGGTAGTTGGAGCTTTGAAGGCAGGTACTCCAGGGATAGTGTCAGTTTTTGCTGGACGTATCGCAGATACGGGTGTGGATCCTGTGCCGATTATGAAAGAAGCACTGTCTATTTGTCGTCAAAAAGACGGAGTAGAGTTGTTGTGGGCTAGTCCGCGCGAAACCTATAATATTTATCAAGCGGATGAGTTAGGGGTTGATATTATTACCTGTACCTCAGATTTGATTCAAAAATTATCGTTAAATGGTAAAGATTTGACAGAATATTCCCTAGAAACAGTTCAGATGTTTTTGAAAGATAGTACTAGTCTTGGTTTTAAAATCTTAGATGACTGA
- the rpsO gene encoding 30S ribosomal protein S15: MAISKEKKNEIIAQYARHEGDTGSVEVQVAVLTWEINHLNDHIKQHKKDHATYRGLMKKIGRRRNLLAYLRKNDVNRYRELINSLGLRR; encoded by the coding sequence ATGGCAATCTCAAAAGAGAAAAAAAATGAAATCATTGCACAATACGCACGTCACGAAGGTGACACTGGTTCAGTAGAGGTACAAGTTGCTGTCCTAACTTGGGAAATCAACCACCTCAACGACCACATCAAACAACACAAAAAAGACCACGCTACTTACCGTGGTTTGATGAAGAAAATCGGTCGCCGTCGTAACCTCTTGGCTTACCTTCGTAAGAACGACGTTAACCGTTACCGTGAGTTGATCAACTCTCTTGGACTTCGTCGCTAA
- a CDS encoding alpha/beta hydrolase family protein, giving the protein MKYIWTFLAVLILTGLALFFWHSQTKLNSTPPKLETTQTASSEKSENQPTPTEDIVSEEYSVSYADKQLYGKITAPSDYKSKKLPTIVIAHGLNNTLEQYEMYSQLLAKQGYLVYSFDFYGGSRQSKSGGQDMLNMSVKTELTDLTQVMEKLSSETFVDKSKMSLFGASQGGVVASLYTAAYPDRVHKLLLIFPAFVLFDDAKETYRELGSPDFDQLPDSLTHHNTTLGKIYLIDALDIDIQAEQTKITAPTLIIHGTDDAVVPYQYAVEASQTIPNAELVTVEGGEHRIDERFAITAAPAIQKFLKE; this is encoded by the coding sequence ATGAAGTATATTTGGACTTTCTTAGCAGTCTTGATCTTGACAGGACTGGCTCTGTTCTTCTGGCACTCCCAGACCAAACTGAACTCTACTCCTCCTAAGCTAGAAACCACACAAACAGCTTCTAGTGAGAAAAGCGAAAATCAACCGACTCCGACAGAGGACATTGTGTCCGAGGAATACAGCGTTTCATACGCTGACAAGCAGCTCTACGGAAAGATTACTGCTCCTTCTGACTACAAGAGTAAAAAATTGCCGACTATTGTTATCGCACATGGATTGAACAATACCCTTGAGCAATATGAAATGTACAGTCAGCTGCTGGCAAAGCAAGGTTATCTGGTTTACAGCTTTGATTTCTACGGCGGCAGCCGCCAATCGAAAAGCGGTGGACAGGATATGCTGAATATGTCGGTCAAGACCGAACTCACAGACTTGACTCAAGTCATGGAAAAGCTGAGTTCCGAGACCTTTGTAGATAAAAGCAAAATGAGCTTATTCGGTGCTAGCCAAGGCGGTGTCGTTGCCAGTCTCTATACTGCTGCTTATCCAGACCGCGTACACAAACTCCTGCTTATCTTTCCAGCTTTCGTTCTTTTCGATGATGCCAAAGAGACCTATCGTGAGCTAGGGAGTCCTGACTTCGACCAACTTCCTGATAGCCTGACACACCACAATACTACTCTGGGCAAGATTTATCTAATCGATGCCTTAGACATTGACATCCAAGCCGAACAGACCAAAATCACAGCTCCGACCCTTATTATCCATGGTACCGATGACGCAGTCGTGCCCTATCAGTATGCTGTCGAAGCAAGTCAGACCATTCCAAATGCAGAGCTGGTCACAGTAGAAGGTGGAGAGCATCGTATTGACGAAAGATTTGCTATCACTGCCGCTCCTGCAATCCAAAAATTCTTGAAAGAGTAA
- a CDS encoding YjdF family protein: protein MDKISMTLTVYFEEGFWHGLFEQEHAQSYRVCRVTFGAEPSTQELLDFLNRYYHRLQFSPSIRVKERTKSVSPKRLQRQAKKEQMASRSSKSQEALSLQLEEQKKIDRVKRKQQKELAKQRKFELKQQKRLEKHKGH from the coding sequence ATGGATAAGATTTCAATGACGCTGACAGTTTATTTTGAAGAGGGATTTTGGCATGGTCTTTTCGAGCAGGAACATGCTCAATCTTATAGAGTTTGCCGAGTCACCTTTGGTGCAGAGCCTAGCACGCAGGAATTGTTGGATTTTCTAAACCGTTATTATCATCGGTTGCAGTTTAGTCCTAGCATCAGAGTGAAGGAGAGGACTAAGTCGGTCAGTCCTAAACGCCTGCAGAGACAGGCTAAAAAAGAGCAGATGGCTTCACGTTCTTCAAAGTCTCAGGAAGCGCTGAGTCTGCAATTAGAAGAGCAAAAGAAAATCGATCGAGTCAAGCGTAAGCAGCAGAAAGAACTGGCTAAGCAAAGGAAATTCGAACTCAAACAGCAAAAACGATTGGAAAAGCACAAGGGGCATTGA
- a CDS encoding DUF4649 family protein, which translates to MIEITYLDAVKQERKMTFESYQEFEQSQQACLIGVADYYPVKKLTYKGHDLNYQGTYGDVFFFLMKQDLTKFD; encoded by the coding sequence ATGATTGAAATCACATATTTGGATGCTGTCAAGCAGGAGCGGAAGATGACCTTTGAGTCTTATCAGGAGTTTGAGCAGTCCCAGCAGGCCTGCTTGATTGGAGTGGCAGATTATTACCCAGTTAAAAAACTGACTTATAAAGGTCATGATTTGAACTACCAGGGCACTTATGGGGACGTCTTCTTTTTCCTGATGAAGCAGGATTTGACAAAGTTTGACTAA
- the trxA gene encoding thioredoxin produces the protein MVKVITDATFEQETKDGLVLIDFWATWCGPCRMQGPILDKLSEELSEDELKIVKMDVDENPATARTFGIMSIPTLLFKKDGQVVKQVAGVHTAQQIKAIMAELA, from the coding sequence ATGGTAAAAGTAATCACAGATGCAACATTTGAGCAAGAAACAAAAGATGGATTAGTGCTCATTGACTTTTGGGCCACTTGGTGCGGACCTTGTCGGATGCAGGGGCCAATCCTTGACAAGCTCTCAGAGGAACTTTCTGAAGATGAGCTCAAGATTGTCAAGATGGATGTGGATGAAAATCCAGCTACAGCACGCACTTTTGGCATCATGTCTATCCCGACCTTGCTCTTTAAAAAAGACGGTCAAGTCGTCAAGCAGGTGGCGGGTGTTCATACTGCCCAGCAGATTAAAGCCATTATGGCTGAGTTGGCATAA